CGGAGGAGGAGGGACCGCCCGTGCTCCGGCTCGGGCCAAGCCCGGTAGCGCCTCATCGATCGGCAGATGGGCCACGGCTGCCAGCTCTGGCACCGACAACAGGTCACCCCGCCGTAGACGCCGGCGGGCCAAGCAGCTGACGGGATGGCGCAGGCGTCGGCGGCGGTAGTGGTTGTGCTCGGTGAACCCGGAGAACGCGCTCGCGATGGCGTGAGCACGGCCCCGCATCTGCTCACGCACCCGCGAGACCTGCTCACCCGGGGTCTCGATCGGCACCGTCGTGGACATCGCGTACCGGATCAGCGTCTCCCACTGCGCGCCGCGCTGCTTGGCCACGATCGCGCGGTTCTGCGCCTGGAATTCCAGCGTCGTCTGCGGATCCAGCTTCGGCTGGCTGCCCGATGTCTTGGTGCCCGATGGTCCCGGCGTGAGCAGGTCAAGCAGCCGGCCAGCCAGGCGGGTGGACCGCCCGGAGTTGAGATGGCGGGCGGCTCGACGAGCCTGTTTGACCCGACGACCGGTAACCGGCCGGGCTAGCACCTGCACGCACGCGGTGTCGTGCACTCCGAGCCCCACGGGAGCGCCCAGCAGGGCACGGATCGGGTCTGCGTCGAACTTCGAGCGGATCGGCAACGCTTCCGACCTGGCCAGGCGCAGTGTGCCGCCAGTGACTAACTGCCGGCGCCCCTCGGCCGGCGCCAGAGGCATCGGCGGGGAGGCTTCGTCGGTGCGGGTATGCGCTCCGGGCCAGGCGGCTTCGACGGCACGCTCCACCATTCCCGGGGGCACCACGCCCGGAACCCACAGCCTGATCTGCACCCCGTCGTGGCCGAACACGTACTCCCAGGCTAGATGCGGTTGCCCGGTGGTCAGGCGCTGCATCATCGGTCGGACGAGCCCGACCAGGTTCGACCACATCGCCTCGGCACCATCGGAATCCACCCTAGGAGGTGCCAGAATCGTGATGACCCGGGACCGCTCGTGCAGCGCATCCTGGCACCGGAGGTACCACCACCGCCGCAAGAGGCCCGAGCCTGTCGCCATGAGCACGATGGCGGGGGCAGTGATCGGTCCCCAGGTCTGCACCCATGACCACAGCTCGGTCAGCACCGACTGAATCGCGCCCCACGGATCGGTCAGCAATCTCCCCAGTGGACCCTCGATGACGGACGGACTTGCGAAACCCATGCGAGAGACCTCCTCCCTGCCAGAAAGAGAAGAATGCGATCAGGCGGCGCGCTCATCGGATGTCGAACCGATGCGAGAGCGAGCCGTCGGGGCGCTCGCGATCGAGCGGACCTTTGCCTCGTCGCGAGTGCGGCGGTGCGCGTCGACTTCGGCCTGCCATTCGGAGAACCGGCGACCGGCCAGTCGCTTCAGGAAGTGCGGGATGTTGTTCGCTGGAACACCCACCAGGTGCGGTCCGAGCACCGCGAGCAGATCCGAGGCTTCCTGGGATGACCAGCCAGCCTCACGGATGGAGTCCTCGTCCGGGAAGACATCGGCCACGCGATCCACCGCGGGGTCCAACAACGCGTCCTGTGTCCCTCCGTAGCTGTAGATCCACAAAAAGTTCTCCGGCGGATCCAGCTCCACCGACTCCTTGAACCGTCGGACTTCCTTGGTGTAGGCGTAGAAATTGGTGTCCGGCTGAGCTCGCATGATGCGCATCCAGGACTCCAGGTAGGTGGTGCTGAAGAAGTCGCCCGAGTCATGGATTCGGACCCAGCCGCCACGGAACTTCGGTGCGGCCAGCTCGGCGAGCATGGCCTGTTCCCATCCGGCCAGGTCATCGAGCACGAACCGCAGGTTCGACTCGTGCTTGGCCCGCACCGCGGGCCAGGTGTATGTGCCGTGGCGGGCGTAGCAGACGTGTCGGCAAATCCCGGCCGAGGGGCAGGTGTTGTAGGTGCGCCCGTCAGGCAGTCGTCCCGCCCAGGCAGGCAAGGACCAGTTGTGC
This portion of the Saccharopolyspora antimicrobica genome encodes:
- a CDS encoding GP88 family protein — translated: MSSSGHATSPAGRPRRLLTQNREMRAIGVHNWSLPAWAGRLPDGRTYNTCPSAGICRHVCYARHGTYTWPAVRAKHESNLRFVLDDLAGWEQAMLAELAAPKFRGGWVRIHDSGDFFSTTYLESWMRIMRAQPDTNFYAYTKEVRRFKESVELDPPENFLWIYSYGGTQDALLDPAVDRVADVFPDEDSIREAGWSSQEASDLLAVLGPHLVGVPANNIPHFLKRLAGRRFSEWQAEVDAHRRTRDEAKVRSIASAPTARSRIGSTSDERAA